The following nucleotide sequence is from Solidesulfovibrio carbinolicus.
GTACCCAATGGCTTTGAAAAAATCGATGTCCTGGTAATAAAGCGCCTTGCGCAAGGCGACGGCTGCAGGCGAGTTCACGATCTCGCGCAGCGGTTGTTGCTTGATGTTGCCGATGACGTATTTGCTGGAAAAATCGTGCACGCAGGGGTTGACCGCACCGTCGGCATTGACCTTCACGGCTTTCCAGGGATTGGAACACAGCTTCCAGGGCTCCTCCCCCGTCCGGGCCGGATGGGCCGTGCCGGAGTCGGTCTGTAGGGACAGCAGGGGGGCTTCGAAATAATTGTCCACCGGCAGCCTTTCCCAATACGCGCGGGATTTCTCCCGCACGGGGCGGACGGCGTTAGTGAGCACCGAAGCGATGCTGACAAAGATGCCTTTGCGGTATTCCCGGCGCTCCATGTCCAGAAACCGGAGAATCTTGGACAAGGTCGCCTCGTAACCGCACCCGCCCTTGGGGGAGTTGTAGCTGGCGTTGAAAACGTCGCGGTCTACCGCGTCAAAGGAAATCTGGACTTGATGCGGCCCGGCTTCGATAAGGGCGCGGGATAGTTTTGCCGTCAGTCGGGTGCCGTTGGTGATGATGCCGACCAGGAGCCCCTTTTGGCGGGCGTGGGCGATCATGGCCGGGGTGTCCGGGTTGAGCAGGGGTTCGCCATTGCCGGTGCATTGCAGATAGGCCCCGGCGGGAATGCCGTCCACGGCACGTTTGAAATCGTCCAGGGTCAGCGAGGCGGATTGGCGCGTCATGTTTGGCCTGGCGCAATACACGCAGCGTTTGTTGCAGCGGTTCGTCGGCTCCACGAACACCCGGACCGGCAGATTTTTCAGGGTGAAAAAAGTGTCTTCGGGTCTTTCCCCGCGTTCCCAGGCCGAGGCCACGTCCGCCAAGGCCACGTAGGCTTTCCCGTAATATTGCATGACTGCCTGGATTTTCGCCTTGTCAATCATTGGCTCTCCCGGCCGGCAGCGATGGAAGCCCCCACCCTGGGGGAGTCGTGCGTGGCGTCGTTAGGTGACATGGACGGTTCTGAGCAGCTGGAATGCTTCAGCAAAATGGATGCCAACCGAGCTGCCGCGTACGCCGGCCAACTGGCGCACCGCCTCAGGGGACCGGGGGTGGGGGGAGACGCCCAATTCCGAGGCATAGCATTGCAGGGCGGCGATCTTGCGATCCAGGGTGGCGGTCGCGTCCACGAACACATTGGGGGCGAACAGGCGGTGGGGAGCGCCCAAGGTCCGTTCCGTGGAGGAGAGCACCTCGTAGCTGTACAAGTGGCGGGGATAAAACTCGCCGGGATTGGCCCGACAGGCCATGAGCGTGGCTTCGTGCACGCGGCCGTGGTCCCAGTTGTAGTCGCCGAAGTGGTGGGTAAACACGATGCCCGGCCGGAGATCGGCCACAAGCTTTTTCAAGCTCTGGGCCAAATCCATCAGCGGTACCGTGTCCAGTCGGTTGTCGGGAAAACCCAAGAAAGTTTGTGAGGCGACTCCCAGCGCGGCTCCTGCACGGCCTGCATCGGCTTTAAGGGCGGCCACCTCGCGCGCGACGGCTTCGCTGGCAATCTCAGCGGCATCATGCCGCGCGGCGGCGCCGGTGGCCGCGAAGACCACATGGACATCCCGGCCCGACGCGGTCAGGCGGGCTATCGTGGCCCCGCACCCAAGCGTTTCGTCATCAGGATGGGCGGCGATGACCAAAACGGAGTCCCTTGCATCATGTGCGAACATGGCGTCCTCCGGGCTTTGTTACCAAACTGTTATCTCTCCCATGGCGACAAGGGTTCTGTACAGGCATTCGGCCAACGTCCAATCTTCGGGCGTATCGATGTCCACAACGAGATGGCGCGGCAATCGCACCACGGAAGAACCGGAGTCGAACAGCGACAGGCGGGCAAACGCTTCGGGCGAGCCCCAATAGAATTGGGCTGCGTCGTGGTAGGCTTCCTCCAGATCCTGGGTCCGGGTCGGCATGAACTCCGGATACAAAGCTGATACCCGGCCCTGGGCATCAAGCCGCAAGGCCCGCTGGACCGCCGCAGGAAACGTCGTGACGGAGAAGACGAAGGGACAGTGTCGCTCTTTAAGGATTTCAAAGCCCTTGGTGATATAAAGGGGCGTGGCCAGGGGGGCCGTGGCATATAAGCAGCAGACATGATCCACGGCTGTTCCCTGCTGCCGAAACCACTCGGCGGCATGAGCCGCCACGGCGTTGGTGCCGGCAAAATCGTCAGCCAGTCCGGCCGGCCGGAGAAAGGGGGTTTCGCCACCCCACTGTCGGGCCACTGCGGCAATTTCCTTGTCGTCCGTGGACACCACGATATGGTCGAACAGGCCGGTCGCCCGGGCCGTGGCGATGGAATAGGCGAGGATGGGCTTGCCGCAAAACGGTTTGATGTTTTTGCCAGGAATGCGTTTGCTGCCGCCCCTGGCGGGAATGACCGCGATAGTGTTGCCTCGGCGAGTCTGGCTGCAGGCATCCGTCATGGCGTGTTTCCTTGTTCGTTCGGCGGCAGGTTGCTGCAAGTCAATTCCGGCCTACACGGTTTTCCCGGGCCGTACGGACAGCAAGCGCACGTCCAGGGTGGCCAGCAGGATGCCCGAGACGATGAGCGCTCCCCCAAGCACGTGGGCGGCGGTCACGGCCTCGCCAAGCAGCCAGACAGACTCCACGGCCGTCACCACCGGCAGGAAATAATAGACGATGCCGGCCAGCACCGGTCCGATGGAGCCGATGGCCTTGGTCCACAATGTGTAGGCGGCAAACGAGCAGCCGATGCCGGCGTAGGCCACGCCGGAGAGCACGCGCGGGTTCCAGGACGTGGCCGGTCCGGCGGCCGCCTCCACGGCCAGGGCCGGCAGCATGAGGACGAGTCCCCAGGCGAAGGTGGCGGCGTTGAAGCCTTCTACGGAGATGCCGGCCGGGCGCTTGCGCACGAACAGTGAATACAGGGCGAAGCAGGCCGCTCCGGCCAGGGCCCAGAGATCGCCGGGCAGAAAACGAAGGGAGGCGATATGCCCCCAATCGCCGCGCGAGACCAGTTCTAAAACCCCCATCAGCACGATGGCCACACCCCCCAGGCGGCGCGGGGTCAGCGGCTCGCCGTAAACGATGCGCGAGAGCAGGATGATCATGACCGGGGCGGTGGGCACGAGGAGCGCCATGTTGAGGCTCTCGGTGGTCTGGCCGGCCTTGTAGACGAAGGTGTTGAGCAAGGAGACGCCGACCAGGCCCATGGCGGCCAGATAGCGCCAGTGGCGTTTCATGGCCGGCCAATCGGCCCGCAGCTTGGGCCAGGCAAAGGGCAGGATGCAGGCCAGCGCCAAAAGCCAGCGCCAGAAATTGAGCTGCACCGGCGGGATTTCCTGGGCGATGCCCCGGGCGACGACGAAATTGCCCGCCCACAGCACGGTGGCGGCCAGAGCGGTGAGATAGCCGAGGAAACGGGTGTTCAAGACGGTTGTTCCTTCTGCGGCGAGACGCGGGGACGCAGGCGAGGCAAGGCATTCTCCCTCGGGTCGCGTC
It contains:
- a CDS encoding radical SAM protein — protein: MIDKAKIQAVMQYYGKAYVALADVASAWERGERPEDTFFTLKNLPVRVFVEPTNRCNKRCVYCARPNMTRQSASLTLDDFKRAVDGIPAGAYLQCTGNGEPLLNPDTPAMIAHARQKGLLVGIITNGTRLTAKLSRALIEAGPHQVQISFDAVDRDVFNASYNSPKGGCGYEATLSKILRFLDMERREYRKGIFVSIASVLTNAVRPVREKSRAYWERLPVDNYFEAPLLSLQTDSGTAHPARTGEEPWKLCSNPWKAVKVNADGAVNPCVHDFSSKYVIGNIKQQPLREIVNSPAAVALRKALYYQDIDFFKAIGYNCQDCNVWSQATGHDVRGYLDGSFPVTYGLIVSQLAGCASYTPEKMENLRRAASEASGALSGI
- the pseF gene encoding pseudaminic acid cytidylyltransferase, giving the protein MTDACSQTRRGNTIAVIPARGGSKRIPGKNIKPFCGKPILAYSIATARATGLFDHIVVSTDDKEIAAVARQWGGETPFLRPAGLADDFAGTNAVAAHAAEWFRQQGTAVDHVCCLYATAPLATPLYITKGFEILKERHCPFVFSVTTFPAAVQRALRLDAQGRVSALYPEFMPTRTQDLEEAYHDAAQFYWGSPEAFARLSLFDSGSSVVRLPRHLVVDIDTPEDWTLAECLYRTLVAMGEITVW
- a CDS encoding DMT family transporter, which encodes MNTRFLGYLTALAATVLWAGNFVVARGIAQEIPPVQLNFWRWLLALACILPFAWPKLRADWPAMKRHWRYLAAMGLVGVSLLNTFVYKAGQTTESLNMALLVPTAPVMIILLSRIVYGEPLTPRRLGGVAIVLMGVLELVSRGDWGHIASLRFLPGDLWALAGAACFALYSLFVRKRPAGISVEGFNAATFAWGLVLMLPALAVEAAAGPATSWNPRVLSGVAYAGIGCSFAAYTLWTKAIGSIGPVLAGIVYYFLPVVTAVESVWLLGEAVTAAHVLGGALIVSGILLATLDVRLLSVRPGKTV
- a CDS encoding PIG-L deacetylase family protein; protein product: MFAHDARDSVLVIAAHPDDETLGCGATIARLTASGRDVHVVFAATGAAARHDAAEIASEAVAREVAALKADAGRAGAALGVASQTFLGFPDNRLDTVPLMDLAQSLKKLVADLRPGIVFTHHFGDYNWDHGRVHEATLMACRANPGEFYPRHLYSYEVLSSTERTLGAPHRLFAPNVFVDATATLDRKIAALQCYASELGVSPHPRSPEAVRQLAGVRGSSVGIHFAEAFQLLRTVHVT